One window of the Gemmatimonadota bacterium genome contains the following:
- a CDS encoding Rid family hydrolase, which yields MTNASHGFRAASRFFVAALFLAPVLWSGGVEGQEVFPLAGAPYAAGVMAPAGATLAVFGGIEGEGSDVGAAAAAALGAMEARLSEVGLDRSHVLKVRAGLAPGDGTEFTAWDGAWRSFYGSGQPPARTTVGSSGVPGSARIVLDVVAAFPLDRGHRAAVDGARATANPNLSYVGPAGNPTAIVATSPGLFLSSGVLPNRNSLANPEAMEDHMRGAMNGLANTLADHGLAWADAFFVRVLPTPQPDRATVDFAGWTPVFDRLSELAGGQGPAWTMWAAPGFGTGNNPRFVEIEVWAVPQAPMPAFEVLDRESQNPNLRMTGTGFIAAGAMVAPYPELVFLSGIVAPEGTAATEEGMSVLTQMEERLSLMGATMADVAELRVYRVAGEEGFNDAYGLYFNNAERNPHKPVRTNYVVQSLPGGRTVEVEAVVVRPPQGF from the coding sequence ATGACGAACGCTTCACACGGTTTCCGAGCAGCTTCGCGCTTCTTCGTCGCAGCCCTGTTCCTCGCCCCGGTGCTCTGGAGTGGAGGGGTCGAGGGCCAGGAGGTCTTTCCGCTTGCGGGGGCGCCCTATGCGGCCGGAGTGATGGCGCCCGCCGGCGCGACACTCGCCGTGTTCGGGGGAATCGAGGGTGAAGGGAGCGATGTCGGCGCGGCCGCGGCAGCGGCGCTCGGCGCGATGGAGGCACGTCTGAGCGAAGTCGGGCTGGACCGGAGCCACGTTCTCAAGGTCCGAGCGGGTCTCGCCCCCGGCGATGGTACGGAATTCACGGCGTGGGATGGCGCGTGGAGAAGCTTCTATGGTTCGGGACAGCCGCCGGCGCGCACGACGGTGGGCTCCTCCGGGGTGCCGGGGAGCGCGCGGATCGTGCTGGACGTAGTGGCCGCCTTCCCCCTCGACCGCGGACACCGGGCGGCGGTGGACGGTGCCCGCGCGACGGCGAACCCGAACCTGAGCTATGTGGGCCCCGCGGGGAATCCAACCGCGATCGTGGCTACGAGCCCGGGGCTCTTCCTCTCGTCGGGCGTGCTTCCCAACCGGAATTCCCTCGCCAACCCCGAGGCGATGGAAGACCACATGCGCGGCGCGATGAACGGCCTCGCGAACACGCTCGCCGACCACGGGCTCGCCTGGGCGGACGCATTCTTCGTGCGGGTCTTGCCGACGCCCCAGCCCGACCGGGCCACGGTGGACTTCGCCGGATGGACCCCGGTCTTCGACCGGCTGAGCGAGCTGGCCGGCGGGCAGGGGCCGGCATGGACGATGTGGGCGGCCCCCGGCTTCGGAACCGGAAACAACCCGCGATTTGTGGAGATCGAAGTGTGGGCCGTCCCGCAGGCACCGATGCCGGCGTTCGAGGTTCTCGACCGGGAGTCCCAAAATCCCAATCTGCGCATGACCGGGACGGGTTTCATCGCTGCGGGGGCGATGGTGGCTCCCTACCCTGAGCTCGTCTTCCTCTCCGGAATCGTAGCGCCCGAAGGGACAGCGGCGACCGAAGAGGGCATGAGCGTGCTCACCCAGATGGAGGAGCGGCTCTCGCTGATGGGTGCGACGATGGCGGATGTCGCGGAGCTCCGCGTTTACCGCGTCGCGGGCGAGGAGGGGTTCAACGACGCGTACGGCTTGTACTTCAATAACGCGGAGCGGAATCCGCACAAGCCGGTCCGAACCAATTATGTCGTGCAGAGCTTGCCGGGTGGGCGGACGGTGGAGGTCGAGGCTGTCGTCGTGCGTCCGCCGCAGGGGTTCTGA
- a CDS encoding AAA family ATPase translates to MQATRPSIPERLPLCGRPEEYALLLGALDRATAGKSASVLLCAPQGMGKSRLAAAIREEAERRGFLAVSAAAYAMETGVPYSLFCDLLDPLSRDQDPAALLSFTRGAPEFQFVCPSLAVSADAAAAGTADAIPDLRNRLLWNFPPFLDRLRRDRPLLLVLEDVEWADPSSLELLHFLIRQDLDIPLMTLVTLDPQGAPSGPAVLEAARSLAEGKRLEVRMLQPLDASAIEELVSRGFGVAPDVVRPFTQKLARWTGGNPLFVTEVLGQLVSAGRIRRDAGRWLGWSLDEVTPPGSVRDLILDRLRPLSPTVRVVADTVAVAGVRTKFELLARAVPVPEAVLIAALEELTSASVLVEEMEGTDLLYAFTHPVVREVVYAEIGAARARGMHGKLAAALESLYGDRAIDHAVALAEHLMHAGDEVDRVRTALYLGAAGRQALEAHADREAVRYLERAFAALPVGAPGDMVAERARLLEDLARAQQRRGKNAEAARHLLALREAIAATGEHERLAAVDRRLGLAAFWGGSPQEALQHLHRGLNEARAAGSREMEARLRLARSACFQETARPVEAHEEATEALRLGGETGDVGIRVSAHMNLILLHTWSGPTKEAREHGRAALALAEEAGDRAGQLAAHWAMAVLEGLTGHPRETRRHLDLGAELADRLGSPHLQLRLSEVEIDYAARLGQWDRGANLAAEAIRMARELNQGLSLPRLLVLSGILHLGTGDLDTADLEIAEARALAGLQEDAGPATTHTAILVQSGLAALHLARGEFREAIREGEIGLALVDRSGYTAWAILRLLPTIAEASLHLRDLERAERVAHRLRADAERFENPLGLAWAEICHALVTWLRGDLAGGARAMERGAEGLEGMGLLPDAARLRRQLAGRLAELGDREAAVRELRRVHDILAGLGAAPELEKAREQFREVGARPPTRSSGSPGSGVLTAREAEIARFVGERKSNKSIARELGISPRTVGTHLSAIFKKMEVESRVQLGDLVREGILEDGA, encoded by the coding sequence ATGCAAGCTACCCGTCCTTCGATTCCGGAACGACTCCCCCTGTGTGGGAGGCCGGAAGAGTACGCTCTCCTCCTCGGCGCGCTCGACCGCGCCACCGCGGGGAAAAGCGCGTCGGTCCTCCTTTGCGCCCCCCAGGGAATGGGGAAGAGCCGTCTGGCGGCGGCGATCCGGGAGGAAGCCGAGCGCCGTGGCTTCCTCGCCGTGTCGGCCGCGGCCTATGCGATGGAGACGGGAGTACCCTATTCGCTCTTTTGTGACCTCCTCGACCCGCTCTCCCGAGACCAGGACCCCGCGGCGCTTCTGAGCTTCACGCGGGGTGCGCCCGAATTCCAGTTCGTTTGCCCATCCCTCGCGGTTTCGGCCGACGCAGCCGCCGCGGGGACGGCGGACGCGATTCCCGACCTCCGGAACCGACTCCTTTGGAACTTTCCACCCTTCCTCGATCGCCTTCGACGCGATAGACCTCTCCTGCTGGTGCTGGAGGATGTCGAATGGGCCGATCCCTCGTCGCTCGAGCTGCTCCATTTCCTGATCCGCCAGGACCTCGACATCCCCTTGATGACGTTGGTCACCCTCGATCCTCAGGGGGCGCCGAGCGGCCCCGCCGTCCTCGAGGCCGCCCGTTCGCTCGCCGAGGGGAAGCGGCTCGAGGTCCGTATGCTCCAGCCGCTGGACGCGTCCGCCATCGAGGAGCTTGTGAGCCGCGGCTTCGGCGTGGCACCCGACGTGGTTCGCCCTTTCACCCAGAAGCTGGCGCGCTGGACGGGGGGGAACCCACTCTTCGTGACGGAAGTGCTGGGGCAACTCGTCTCGGCGGGCCGGATTCGGCGCGACGCGGGACGTTGGCTCGGTTGGAGTCTCGACGAAGTCACACCGCCCGGATCGGTTCGGGACCTCATCCTCGATCGCTTGCGCCCCCTCTCTCCGACGGTCCGGGTCGTCGCCGACACGGTAGCCGTTGCCGGGGTCCGAACGAAGTTCGAGCTCCTCGCCCGCGCCGTGCCCGTGCCGGAAGCGGTCCTTATCGCGGCGCTCGAAGAGCTGACGTCGGCCTCGGTTCTGGTCGAAGAGATGGAGGGGACCGATCTGCTCTACGCTTTCACCCACCCTGTTGTCCGAGAGGTTGTCTACGCTGAGATCGGGGCGGCGCGCGCGCGCGGGATGCACGGAAAGTTGGCGGCGGCTCTCGAGTCGCTCTACGGAGATCGGGCCATCGACCACGCGGTGGCGCTGGCCGAGCATCTGATGCACGCGGGGGATGAGGTGGATCGAGTGCGAACGGCCCTCTACCTGGGGGCCGCCGGGCGTCAGGCTCTCGAGGCCCACGCCGATCGCGAGGCCGTTCGTTATCTCGAGCGCGCCTTTGCCGCGCTCCCGGTCGGCGCCCCGGGGGATATGGTAGCCGAGCGGGCTCGTCTCCTGGAGGATCTGGCGCGCGCTCAGCAGAGACGGGGGAAAAACGCCGAGGCGGCCCGCCACCTTCTCGCCCTGAGAGAGGCGATCGCGGCCACCGGCGAGCACGAACGGCTCGCCGCCGTGGACCGGAGGCTCGGGCTGGCCGCTTTTTGGGGCGGAAGTCCCCAAGAGGCCCTCCAGCACCTGCATCGAGGGCTCAACGAGGCCCGGGCCGCGGGGAGCCGGGAGATGGAGGCGCGGCTCAGGCTCGCCAGGAGCGCATGTTTCCAGGAAACGGCGCGTCCGGTGGAAGCGCACGAGGAGGCCACGGAGGCGCTCCGCTTGGGGGGCGAAACCGGGGATGTCGGGATCCGGGTGTCGGCCCACATGAATCTGATCCTTCTCCATACATGGTCGGGTCCGACCAAGGAGGCGCGCGAACATGGGCGGGCCGCCCTCGCCCTCGCCGAGGAAGCGGGCGACCGGGCGGGACAGCTCGCCGCACATTGGGCGATGGCGGTGCTGGAAGGACTCACCGGCCACCCGCGCGAGACGCGGCGGCACCTGGACCTCGGGGCCGAGCTCGCCGACCGCTTGGGCTCTCCCCACCTACAGCTTCGCCTGTCCGAGGTCGAAATAGATTACGCCGCGCGACTGGGCCAGTGGGACCGGGGCGCGAACCTCGCCGCCGAGGCGATTCGGATGGCGCGGGAGTTGAATCAAGGGCTCAGCCTCCCCCGACTCCTCGTCCTCTCCGGGATTCTCCATCTGGGAACCGGGGACCTGGACACGGCCGATCTTGAGATCGCCGAAGCCAGGGCATTGGCCGGACTCCAGGAGGATGCCGGCCCCGCGACGACGCACACCGCCATCCTCGTGCAATCGGGGCTGGCGGCCCTCCACCTGGCGAGAGGAGAGTTCCGGGAGGCGATCCGAGAGGGTGAGATTGGACTGGCACTAGTGGACCGGAGCGGTTACACGGCCTGGGCGATCCTGCGGCTTCTTCCGACCATCGCGGAGGCCTCGCTTCACCTTCGCGATCTGGAGCGCGCGGAACGGGTTGCGCACCGTCTTCGCGCAGATGCCGAGCGCTTCGAGAACCCCTTGGGGCTCGCCTGGGCCGAGATCTGCCACGCGCTGGTGACCTGGCTTCGGGGGGACCTCGCGGGGGGCGCACGGGCGATGGAACGAGGGGCCGAAGGGCTGGAGGGGATGGGTCTCCTCCCCGACGCGGCCCGCCTCCGCCGCCAGCTGGCCGGCCGGCTCGCGGAGCTGGGTGACCGCGAGGCCGCGGTCCGCGAGCTCCGCCGGGTACACGATATCCTGGCCGGTCTCGGAGCCGCACCGGAGCTGGAGAAAGCGAGAGAACAGTTCCGCGAGGTCGGCGCTCGCCCGCCGACCCGGTCGTCGGGTTCGCCGGGATCCGGAGTCCTGACGGCGCGCGAGGCGGAGATCGCCCGCTTCGTGGGAGAGCGAAAGTCGAACAAGTCCATCGCCCGGGAGCTCGGGATCTCACCGCGAACGGTCGGCACTCACCTGTCGGCCATCTTCAAGAAAATGGAGGTGGAGTCGAGGGTCCAGCTCGGCGATCTCGTCCGCGAGGGAATTCTGGAAGACGGCGCCTGA
- a CDS encoding FAD-dependent oxidoreductase translates to MSDDLSARYGTESSLTRRQVLKWFGALGGSSVMLGAMGALELRGQPIRPRPIFSGQAQDTRVIVLGAGVSGMVVGYELGKLGYDYQILEARDRVGGLNWSVRRGDTHTELGPGGETQVCEFDEGQYVNAGPWRLPHDHHGILGYAKELDVRMEPFNDLNEVLFSEDPALGPLANRMLLLRELTSDMWGHTAELLAKALDQGSLDSELSTEDKDRLLQFLTSAGYLSNPDRIYQPNARVRGSEDPYDLSLLLQSGFANQVRSLTSGTGGPVPVLQPTGGMQQIPLAFQRFHGPRVTLNAKVISIRTLENEVRVVWEDTQSGARQEVAADYVVSCLPMTILKQLEVNFSPEVAAVVQAYTHSSSSKIGLQMARRFWEEDHQIYGGHLQFRAFNPQAAPQPAAGGGGRGGGGGGGGGGNPLPSFSYPSNDYGAKKGVLLGFYGGPNVPGIDGVPLIDSPVRMRFEHVLTHASKVHPQMRQEFESAYAIMWPRVPFSEGAWGQNPGENMDLLSQAHGRIYLGSAAISGDPAWQEGAVESAWRAVELIHARVMGQ, encoded by the coding sequence ATGAGCGACGATCTATCGGCTCGGTACGGCACGGAATCCAGTCTGACCCGACGGCAGGTTCTCAAGTGGTTCGGCGCCCTGGGCGGGTCGTCCGTGATGCTCGGCGCGATGGGCGCTCTGGAGCTCCGCGGCCAACCGATTCGGCCCAGGCCGATCTTCAGCGGACAGGCCCAGGACACCCGCGTGATCGTCCTCGGGGCCGGAGTCTCCGGGATGGTCGTCGGATACGAGCTGGGCAAGCTCGGATACGACTACCAGATCCTGGAGGCGCGCGACCGTGTCGGAGGCCTCAACTGGTCGGTGCGCCGGGGCGATACCCACACGGAGCTTGGCCCGGGCGGGGAAACACAGGTGTGTGAGTTCGACGAGGGGCAATACGTGAACGCCGGTCCGTGGCGGCTCCCCCACGACCACCACGGGATTTTGGGGTATGCGAAGGAGCTCGATGTCCGGATGGAGCCCTTCAACGACCTGAACGAGGTGCTCTTCAGCGAGGATCCGGCGCTCGGCCCCCTCGCCAACCGGATGCTCCTCCTGCGGGAGCTCACCTCCGACATGTGGGGGCACACGGCGGAGCTTCTCGCCAAGGCGCTCGATCAGGGGTCCCTCGACAGCGAGCTTTCGACCGAGGACAAGGATCGCCTCCTCCAGTTCCTCACGAGCGCGGGGTACCTGAGCAATCCCGATCGGATCTACCAGCCGAACGCCCGGGTCAGGGGTTCGGAGGACCCTTACGACCTGAGCCTCCTCCTCCAGTCCGGGTTCGCGAACCAGGTGCGGTCGCTGACCTCCGGAACGGGAGGCCCGGTACCCGTCCTGCAGCCGACCGGGGGGATGCAGCAGATCCCGCTGGCTTTCCAGCGCTTCCACGGACCCCGCGTGACCCTCAACGCGAAAGTCATCTCGATCCGCACCCTGGAGAACGAGGTGCGGGTCGTGTGGGAGGACACGCAGTCAGGCGCACGGCAGGAGGTCGCGGCCGACTACGTGGTTTCGTGCCTCCCCATGACCATTCTCAAGCAACTGGAGGTGAATTTCTCGCCGGAAGTCGCGGCCGTGGTGCAGGCCTACACCCACAGCTCGAGCTCGAAGATCGGCTTGCAGATGGCCCGCCGGTTCTGGGAGGAAGACCATCAGATCTACGGGGGGCACCTCCAGTTCAGGGCATTCAATCCGCAGGCCGCGCCGCAGCCCGCGGCAGGCGGCGGCGGACGTGGGGGCGGAGGGGGAGGAGGCGGCGGCGGCAACCCACTCCCGTCCTTCTCGTATCCGTCGAACGACTACGGCGCGAAGAAGGGGGTCCTTCTCGGCTTCTACGGTGGACCGAACGTTCCGGGAATCGACGGCGTGCCTCTCATAGACTCGCCGGTCCGGATGCGGTTCGAGCATGTGCTCACGCACGCGAGCAAAGTGCACCCGCAGATGCGGCAAGAGTTCGAAAGCGCCTACGCGATCATGTGGCCCAGGGTGCCGTTCAGCGAGGGTGCCTGGGGGCAGAACCCGGGGGAGAACATGGACCTCCTCAGCCAGGCCCACGGTCGGATCTACCTCGGTTCCGCCGCGATCAGCGGGGATCCGGCTTGGCAGGAGGGTGCGGTCGAGTCTGCGTGGCGCGCGGTGGAATTGATCCATGCGCGTGTGATGGGCCAGTAG
- a CDS encoding membrane dipeptidase — MKGRASRSPRQGMVPPIRSVLGAVLAAAAFAGTAPREAVAQNQVTRPVVIVDGVVLGEAPTPPRVRPLPNGVLGGVPMTAADSAAWTVVRRLDFEHYKSLVAGLAQFGDREQGTERNALAVDWIEAQLRSWGYETERLRYEYQGQPREQVYATKVGSTAPHEMYILGAHMDGRGGGEAVNDNASGTALVMEIARVLASPDVRTDRSVRFALWNNEETGLNGARAYVEQRAELQGIESPAGSGAYPEPRWMGMIQHDKVMFDHGNPVQDEQVLDADVDVEYQMNSTLWEESSRLAVELINANRMFATNHPAAASNSMSNTDSTPFMNLVASVSVRENRRLFEIGLGSDPHWHQPTDLLETFDDADYRLGFNAMQTTLGATARLAGARVAPLRAQGGGALVGLDAEVTALRARMIHERAIATDTHTDINAGNFTASEPNYLTGLENTQVDLPSMEAGGLDAVWFSMYQGQRDDFTAEGYRGAYNTAMDKVLAIRRLTSELAPSRIGLALTADDVRRVAAEGRLVALMGMENGYALGEDVENVRRFAELGVRYLSLAHNGNNQLSDSHTGEVDGYRWNGVSPLGEEVIAAANRWGIILDISHPSKEANLQTMRLSRTPVMASHSSVRALANHSRNLDDELLRALQDNGGVVQIVAFNSYLVTPPPERAPAVQALQADFGLSGGGQAIQAALAEMAPDRRAAYDQRMAQIDAQWPVPPPATVRELVDHIDYVVDLIGVDHVGISSDFDGGGGIEGWDDASETFNVTLELVNRGYTEEEIVKIWGGNLLRIMEEAERVAEEMGREIAD; from the coding sequence ATGAAAGGTCGAGCCAGCCGAAGCCCCCGCCAGGGAATGGTCCCTCCGATCCGGTCGGTGCTGGGGGCCGTCCTGGCGGCCGCCGCTTTCGCGGGGACTGCGCCCCGCGAGGCGGTCGCGCAGAATCAGGTCACGCGTCCCGTCGTCATCGTGGACGGCGTCGTGCTGGGCGAGGCGCCGACCCCGCCGCGGGTGCGCCCGCTTCCGAACGGCGTGCTCGGCGGGGTTCCGATGACGGCCGCGGACAGCGCCGCCTGGACAGTCGTGAGACGCCTCGACTTCGAGCACTATAAGTCGCTCGTGGCGGGGCTCGCCCAGTTTGGGGACCGCGAACAGGGAACGGAACGGAACGCCCTCGCCGTGGACTGGATCGAGGCCCAGCTCCGGAGCTGGGGATACGAGACCGAGCGGCTCCGGTACGAGTACCAAGGACAACCTCGCGAACAGGTCTACGCGACGAAGGTCGGCTCCACCGCTCCGCACGAGATGTACATCCTCGGCGCCCACATGGATGGACGGGGCGGTGGCGAAGCGGTGAACGACAACGCCTCCGGCACCGCGCTGGTCATGGAGATCGCGCGCGTCCTCGCCTCCCCCGACGTCCGCACGGACCGCTCGGTCCGCTTCGCCCTTTGGAACAACGAGGAAACCGGGCTGAATGGGGCTCGGGCGTATGTCGAGCAGCGAGCCGAGCTGCAGGGGATCGAGAGCCCCGCCGGATCGGGCGCGTATCCGGAGCCGAGGTGGATGGGGATGATCCAGCACGACAAGGTCATGTTCGACCATGGGAATCCGGTTCAGGACGAGCAGGTGCTCGACGCCGACGTGGACGTCGAATATCAGATGAACTCCACGCTCTGGGAGGAGTCCTCCCGTCTCGCCGTCGAGCTGATCAATGCGAATCGGATGTTCGCGACGAATCACCCGGCCGCGGCGAGCAATTCGATGAGCAACACGGATTCCACCCCCTTCATGAATCTCGTCGCCTCGGTCAGCGTGCGTGAGAATCGGCGACTCTTCGAGATCGGCTTGGGCTCCGACCCGCACTGGCACCAGCCGACCGACCTTCTGGAGACCTTCGACGACGCGGACTATCGCCTGGGCTTCAATGCCATGCAGACCACGCTCGGGGCCACCGCCCGGCTGGCCGGCGCGCGGGTCGCGCCGCTCCGAGCCCAGGGAGGCGGCGCGCTCGTGGGACTCGACGCGGAAGTCACGGCGCTGCGCGCCCGCATGATCCACGAACGGGCGATCGCGACGGACACGCACACCGACATCAACGCGGGGAACTTCACGGCGAGCGAGCCGAACTACCTCACCGGACTCGAGAACACGCAGGTGGATCTTCCCTCGATGGAGGCGGGCGGGCTCGATGCCGTCTGGTTCTCGATGTACCAGGGGCAGCGGGACGACTTCACGGCGGAAGGCTACCGGGGCGCTTATAACACGGCGATGGACAAGGTCCTGGCGATCCGCAGGCTCACCTCCGAGCTCGCGCCGAGCCGGATCGGTCTCGCCCTGACCGCGGACGACGTCCGGAGGGTCGCCGCCGAAGGCCGCCTCGTCGCGCTCATGGGGATGGAGAACGGATATGCGCTCGGAGAGGACGTCGAGAACGTGCGACGGTTCGCCGAGCTGGGCGTCCGTTACCTCTCGCTTGCCCACAACGGGAACAACCAGCTTTCCGATTCCCATACGGGTGAAGTGGACGGCTACCGCTGGAACGGGGTCTCGCCCCTCGGGGAGGAGGTGATCGCGGCGGCGAACCGGTGGGGGATCATTCTCGACATCTCCCATCCCTCGAAGGAAGCGAACCTCCAGACGATGCGGCTGTCGCGGACGCCGGTGATGGCCTCGCACTCGTCCGTCCGCGCGCTTGCGAATCACAGCCGCAATCTGGACGACGAGCTGCTGCGCGCGCTCCAGGACAATGGCGGCGTCGTGCAGATCGTGGCTTTCAACTCCTATCTCGTCACGCCGCCGCCCGAGCGCGCTCCCGCGGTCCAGGCCCTTCAGGCGGACTTCGGACTCTCCGGCGGAGGGCAAGCCATCCAGGCGGCTCTCGCGGAGATGGCGCCCGACCGGCGCGCCGCGTACGACCAGCGGATGGCGCAGATCGACGCGCAGTGGCCGGTCCCACCGCCTGCGACGGTGAGAGAGCTCGTGGACCACATCGACTATGTCGTGGACCTGATCGGTGTGGATCATGTCGGAATCAGCTCCGACTTCGATGGAGGCGGCGGAATCGAGGGGTGGGATGACGCTTCGGAGACCTTCAACGTGACCCTCGAGCTCGTGAATCGCGGGTACACCGAGGAGGAGATCGTGAAGATCTGGGGCGGCAACCTCCTCCGCATCATGGAGGAAGCCGAGCGCGTCGCGGAAGAGATGGGAAGAGAGATCGCCGACTAA
- a CDS encoding cytochrome c: protein MNAYSLRTLALVILSLTVTGCGGVQEGGGSGDGPAPAGPRSVTGGVYTPSQAILGETVFDIYCTACHSAFDLLSPNFASRWSGRSLQELYLRIKNTMPENDPGVLTEDQTVNVIAYMLSRQGFRAGDIPLPREPTALGAITIETTGGP from the coding sequence ATGAATGCGTACTCCCTGCGAACGCTTGCTCTCGTAATTCTTTCGCTAACCGTGACGGGCTGTGGAGGGGTCCAGGAGGGGGGTGGCTCCGGGGACGGGCCGGCCCCTGCCGGACCCAGGTCGGTCACCGGGGGCGTGTATACCCCGTCTCAGGCGATCCTCGGCGAAACCGTTTTCGACATTTACTGCACCGCCTGTCACAGCGCGTTCGACCTGCTGTCTCCCAATTTCGCCTCGCGGTGGTCCGGAAGGTCCTTGCAGGAGCTTTACCTCAGGATCAAGAACACGATGCCGGAAAACGATCCCGGCGTGCTCACCGAAGATCAAACCGTAAACGTCATCGCCTACATGCTGAGCAGGCAGGGTTTCCGCGCGGGGGACATACCACTCCCGCGGGAACCGACGGCGCTCGGGGCCATCACGATCGAGACCACCGGGGGGCCCTGA
- a CDS encoding radical SAM protein: MKIGLIAMSGVRVRSRELVELGVTLPGFVNRGKVIASLPSLGLLVVAALTPPEHEVAYLEVDAVPGTLPDFDLVGISTFSAQAYEAYALADRYRERGTTVVMGGTHASLLPDEALEHADAVVCGGAEEVWSTFLEDFVRGELRPLYRGSNRNFYSRGTPVMPRFELLVGRPYNRITIQTSRGCPLDCDFCAASKIFTPRFEQKRVADVEREVARVASLFDRPFLELADDNTFVNREWSERFLRMLAKYDLRWFTETDVRVAAHPGLPRLLYEAGCSQVLIGFESPQAKSLAGIDRSNWKARRRGDYLRTIDTLQGAGVTVNGCFIVGLDADTPEIFEQVRDFVRESGLIEVQVTVLTPFPGTRLHDRLKEEGRLLQERFWDRCTLFDVNHVPMQMTVDELESGVRWLFRELYSDEATNRRRRHYIELVKRLNPSEALVG; this comes from the coding sequence ATGAAGATCGGGCTCATCGCGATGTCGGGGGTGCGCGTGCGCAGCCGCGAGCTCGTCGAGCTCGGGGTCACCCTTCCGGGATTCGTGAACCGGGGAAAGGTGATCGCGTCCCTCCCGTCCCTCGGTCTCCTCGTCGTGGCCGCGCTGACGCCACCGGAGCACGAGGTCGCCTATCTGGAGGTGGATGCCGTTCCCGGCACACTTCCGGACTTCGACCTGGTCGGGATCTCGACCTTCAGCGCCCAAGCCTACGAAGCGTATGCCCTGGCCGATCGTTATCGAGAGCGCGGCACGACAGTCGTCATGGGTGGAACGCACGCTTCGTTGCTTCCGGACGAAGCGCTGGAGCACGCGGATGCCGTTGTCTGCGGGGGAGCCGAGGAGGTCTGGTCCACCTTCCTCGAGGACTTCGTCCGAGGAGAGTTGCGCCCCCTCTATCGCGGAAGCAATCGGAATTTCTACAGCCGCGGGACTCCGGTGATGCCCCGCTTCGAACTACTCGTCGGGCGGCCATACAATCGGATCACGATTCAGACGTCGCGAGGATGTCCCCTGGATTGCGACTTTTGTGCAGCATCGAAAATCTTCACGCCACGTTTCGAGCAGAAGCGGGTGGCGGACGTCGAGCGGGAGGTGGCCCGGGTCGCCTCCCTCTTCGACCGTCCGTTTCTGGAGCTCGCCGACGACAACACCTTCGTGAATCGGGAGTGGTCCGAGCGTTTCCTCCGGATGCTCGCGAAGTACGACTTGCGATGGTTCACCGAGACCGACGTCCGCGTTGCGGCGCATCCGGGACTTCCGCGCCTGTTATACGAGGCCGGCTGCTCGCAGGTCCTGATCGGCTTCGAAAGCCCGCAGGCGAAGAGCCTGGCGGGAATAGATCGGTCGAACTGGAAAGCGAGGCGGCGGGGGGACTACCTCAGGACGATAGACACCCTCCAGGGCGCCGGCGTCACCGTGAACGGGTGCTTCATCGTGGGTCTCGACGCCGATACGCCGGAGATCTTCGAGCAGGTGCGGGACTTCGTTCGGGAATCGGGGCTGATCGAAGTCCAGGTCACCGTTCTCACGCCATTTCCCGGAACCCGCCTCCATGATCGCCTGAAGGAGGAGGGGCGGCTGCTCCAGGAGCGCTTCTGGGATCGGTGCACCCTCTTCGACGTAAATCACGTCCCGATGCAGATGACGGTGGACGAGCTCGAGTCGGGAGTCCGATGGCTCTTCCGGGAGCTCTACTCGGACGAAGCGACGAACCGGAGGAGGCGCCATTATATCGAGCTTGTGAAGCGGTTGAATCCATCCGAGGCGCTCGTCGGATGA
- a CDS encoding acyl carrier protein, giving the protein MRPASEAEAYVRAVIGRVTARAPDAFGPDEDLARAVGLDSLSLLQVVAEVEEAYDVRIPDGEMDRLRTLRDFLAQVQRGD; this is encoded by the coding sequence ATGAGGCCCGCGAGCGAGGCCGAAGCCTACGTGCGCGCCGTGATCGGTCGCGTCACCGCGCGGGCTCCGGATGCCTTCGGACCGGACGAGGACCTCGCTCGGGCCGTCGGTCTGGACTCCTTGTCGCTCCTCCAGGTCGTCGCCGAGGTCGAAGAAGCGTACGACGTCCGGATTCCCGACGGGGAGATGGACCGTCTCCGCACTCTGCGCGACTTCCTGGCGCAGGTCCAGCGAGGCGATTGA